In Harpia harpyja isolate bHarHar1 chromosome 21, bHarHar1 primary haplotype, whole genome shotgun sequence, the DNA window TTTAGGATAAAATGTTAGTCTAAAGATttactttcatttacttttctgaaatagaaaactgtGATTCAAAATTAACAAATACCAAAAGAAAAGTTTACTTTTCTAGTTAGAGTGAAGACAGGGTCAGGACCAACATTAATTTTAGATATGGCCCTTCCTGCCTCCACACTGAGCATAAAAAGTCTGGCTGGCAATAATAGCAAAGGGGCCATGTTGATTTGCAATAGCCAAGGATCTAGACAATTACAAGTAGCTGATAATACCAAGATGGAGGTCTTGCTACAACCATGTAAAAAGCTTACCTGTTTCTTAATCAGTCTAACTATTGACAGTGGTTAATgattatgacttttaaaattaaacttcaggaaaaataatctcttcttgTGAGAGCTACTGCatacagaaacttttaaaaatatattgctcTCAATTCTAAAGGTGGCTCATACAGTAAGGATAATTAATCTAGATGGGATACAAGGCAGTTACAAGTTTTCCTGAGGCACAAAGTTCTAACAGAAAAGAGACCTCAGAGGTAGGGGAAGGAACAGAAGTATTAAAAGGAGATAATTAGGTTAGAACAGCAGAAAGGAAGCTCACAGAGCAAGGGGCTTTCCAAGAGATTAAACCTCTCAGCTTAtgtttaaataaatcaaattatttgctattctgaaggaacagaaaaaggatAGCTTGCTTTTCTGTTGACCAAATTACAACTTAGCTATTACTTTAGAGTCCAAAGGAAATAGTGTGCAAAGGACTATGGACAATAGTATTAGTTTGACATTAGAGGAGTTTCAGAACTCATGAACCTGGCTTTAGAACAAGTATTTGAAAAAACTTAAGGCTCCACAATTAGTTAACTAAATGGCTATGGGAATTATTGCACGTTAAAGTAATACCATGCTGTGTATTTTCAGCATGAACGAAGACACCGAGGACGAAGACGACACCGGGTCCAGTAGCGATGATGATGTAGACTTGGAAACTTTTCACTATAAATCTTCCCAGCCATACTGTTGTGAGTTCACTCATAAGTTACCATCAATACCCAAAATTTGGCAGATATCCGATACAGGCCAGACACTTAGAGTAGGCACAGACACTGTTTGTGATGCTGTACTTCACGATGATGTTGACGCATTGTGCAGTCGTAAGTTTGATGCTAGTGGTGTTAGACCTCCTTCATACCGGGCTATGGAAAACAATGAGACCAGttcctcttccccctgcccttctGTATCAGATACATCCTATTTGGAAGGATTTGCCGTTGTTTCAGAATAGCTCAAAACTTCTTCAAAACCTAGATTTCTGAagttttatctgttttcttttaatatatgcCTAGACTTCAAAAAAACCTAAATGTCCTAAGATATTTGAAATCATATattagctatataaagctgtttTAGCAATGCCTTCCCACCCCTCAAAGATGTCTATCAATGCTACTTGTAGAGAAGACATTCAGAAACATGAGCTCTACTAGCCCCAGACAAGTAGCAGTTGCAAGCTCTAAGGTCTTATATTCATCTTTGTTTGAAGGTAAGTTTCTTCATTTACTTGATCTAAGGATCATGGAGTTAGTTTATCAAGAACTTCCTGAACGTACAAGAATACATGGACAACTAGTGGCAATTACAGTATTTGTCTGCATCACAGTAATCATTTTTGATATAACTATTTTTTACATTGACTAAAAGTCACCTTATTTTCTCACTGTAGTTTTACCTTCAGTGTACAGAGCCAGACTTATCAGCATTTTAGATgtcattttcagtggaaaaaaactaAACACAAGATGTATGAACTCAGCACTTTATTTGATGAGTGCAAGCCCACAATTACTCCAGATTAACTTTCTGAAAGAACTGAATTCATAAATAACAAGTTAGTAGTAATTTATTTAGAACATAGGTGACATAGAGCTCAGGTCCATCTTGAATCTGCATCCCAGTTTTGTTTTTACAACTCATCAAGAAACGGAGTATTTCCCAAATCCCCACTAGCTGCCATTGATTTCTTCCCATTAACAAACTTCTTTGCAGCCTGGAAACAAACCAGAAAGATGGATATAAGGAAGTATTTGCTACAACAGAGTTTATCTTGCTGTTCATAGCCTCAGCTTcaagttattaaaacaaacaacaaatccCAACACTACTATAGTATGTCATCGAGTaaacaattttcattttgttgtctAAACTTATTTGCTTCTAATCCAGCTCCTCATTACTTTATAATCTAAACAGGAATGGCAGAATGACAGTTGGATATAAAAGGTGTAAACTCTGAAAATGGTTATTCCTAGAATAATTATTACACCACAAGATACAGCAGATCCCTCCTTACTACTAAAGCTATTGCTAGTTGCTACTGCAACACAAATTAGTGATgactgaaaacaaagattttctgtCTTAGAATTTCTCTTTCTGATGgatttctgaagtttccttcaAGTATAAGCAATGAGATAATTTGGAATAGCAATGCAGTCACATCAGTTTATCATTGAAAGCCTAACTGTTTTATTAAGCGCACCAAATATTCTAGACTCAGGAATCCTAAAAGCCTTGACACCGAAGTGCCTGCGCTGGAACTACTATCAAGTTTTCCATGAATACTAGTTGGCAGTTTTGGTAAATTTAAGTGAAGTAAATGAGAATTTCACATACTCCCAGCTACACTAGTTTTACAGTGTATTGGATTAAAGGGTCTTCTGTTAATAATGTAAGTAAACACATCATAAGATAACCAGCTGGGATTTATAAAtgagttgcttttttgttttaaagatagtatatgtgtgtgtttataaacaCAAACAAATGAGCACCAGTTTTGTATAAAAAAAACCTTATGCAGTGATTAAGGAACACCTGTAGATGCCAACACATACTTACATTCACAACATCAGCAGTGGCTACAGAGTCAATTTTTTGAGCAACAACAGATGGTGATGTGTGTGTGCCAGAAACCAATGATTCGGAGCCAATTTCATTCAGTAAGCCTTCTGCAGTCTCCACTGACATCAAATAGGTGGCTTTCAGCTGATTTCTGCCATCAAAGCAAGCATTAAGGATGAGTGAGCATGTAAGTCCTGTTATTACCTTCCCCACTGCACCCGTAAGTGCAATGAGTTTTTGGtgctttttaagttttcaagATTCCTCTCCATTTTGAAAGGTTTTCCTTTTCAAGTATGAAAGGGTTCTGTAGTTAGGAAAAAGGCACCACAAATAGTCCAAGTATGAAAATGACAGGGTACTTGAACACCTACTGCCTTGGAATGATCAACCACCCTGCACAGTCAGAAGACCTCTAGCTCagaatttgtttgtttgaagtAACTAATGCTACCTAAACTAAACGTACCCCAGGAATTAGACAAACTAATCtatcaaatttaaaaattagGTTTAAAATTGATTCCAGTTTCTTATCAAGAACAGATGTATGCAGAGCAATTTTGTTGTAAGCGACAAAGAAGCAACGAATGTAAATGGTTAGGCTCCTTGTGCAATAGTTCCATGTTCTGTTAAAAGACAGCAGGTTgatactgttttttctgtttcatgcAGTCTCACTGCTACAtacaaaaatcttatttttataagCTAGTcctattcttttttaaaagtcaacAGCAGAAAATGGTTTATTCCAATAGAATATTATTAAGTAGCTTGGTATTTTTGACTGAATTCCAAGATTTTGCAAATATCACTGACCTTGAAtttgttttttggggtggttttttttttgtgtgtgtcactAAAGGACAAAGAGTAATAGAGAAAATATGTGAAGCCATTCCAGAAGGGAAGCCACAGCACTGTGTGTAACTCCCTAATACTAGGCAACtttgttacaaaaaaaagaaacacacacaaaaacccacaaaacaaaacaaaaaaacccaacacacaaaaTACATGCCAAATATAAAGGTCCAGAATTTACCATTTAGCTACTAGTGACTAAGGCACAACCAGTCATGTCTAAATTATCATGTTCTGTGTAATCAAGCTTTATGTGGAGTCTTGTAAGTATTTTATATATGCAACagacaatattttcattttgctacttGAGTCAATCTGTACTATATTGTTGTATTGCACAACTACAGTTTTAGAGGCTCAGTGCAGTTTAATGCTACTTGGAGATCAAGCACCAACTAATGTGCACAACCCTCTATAAATTAGAAATTCCAAACTTTGTTGGTGTTATTGCATCTCTAATAGTAATTTTCCCCCATCTCAAATATTCCTAGGGGCACATATTTCAAGCACTTGGATGTAACATCACTAATTCAGTGCTTTATACTTCCAGACCGTCATTACTACTATTCTTTGAAGATGCAGAAGATTGCTTAATATAATTGTTTTGGGAATTGCCACAGTGTGACTGTAAAGGGAATTACCTAAGTAATGCAATTTAGGATTCTAATTTAAATACATCTTAATACTACAGAGTATGATTAAAATGACAGCATCTGCTGATAGTTGCTAATTTCTTACACTGAAACAGTCTTCAGAAAACATTAACACTTACCTAACAAGCTTTTATTAGGAAATACCACTAGCAGAGAATCAgtatagctttgaaaaaaaagagtATTGACAGTGCTTCAGTTTTAAGTCAGGAAAGTGAGCAGTTCTCCAAGGAAATAATTACAGGACAACAATAAGCTCTGCTGTACAGAATAGTCTAAGTGTTTGACAAGTAGCTACATGTTAAGAAACTTCTCTTTAAAACACACAAGACAGTTCTTTACTCACTTACTTTGCCTTTGCGACATCATCGTCCGTGATGCCACCCTGAGCAACTGCCTTTATCTGGTTTAAAGCAGCTTTAATGACCTGaggaaaattaaatcatttaaGACTTCTTCCAGCATTAAATTTCAACATGCTATTTCTATTATCTGACACCttaaaaacttcagaaatgaGCAGCTGACAGTGCTAGGATTGTTAGCCTGAACTCAATGCTGTACAGCTTtagaacaaaactaaaaccactgtAATAAATACCAAAGTGAGACACAAAAACCAGTGTGGATTTAACTTACGATACCACATTAATTTGCATGGTCTCACCATTTTTCATGAGAGCATTCAATTCTGCCAGCTTCAAGAGCCAGCATGTTCCCTGTGATGCACTTAGGCTTACACATGTAAATCAGCAATTACAGTCAGCAATTCAAGGTATTTTACTAGCTCTAGTTCGTATTAGGTATTTATACTTTGCAGAAAGCAAGTCTCATTCCCAGCTTACAGAGCTAAGTCATAACTGAACATGCAACATTCTTATACAAGAAACCAGatgaattgacttttttttcagatgaatcaGTCACTATTTCAAATCAAAACACTAGTTTGAGGGTTATGTTGTTAATACTTGAATTCTAATCAGCAACTCACCTCCCCAGCATTTGGAGCCTGGGATATGGTATAGAACCCAAAGAGCCCAGAATCAGAGTAATTAACATTAAATGCGGAAGCCTGCAAAACAAACATTATTATCAACTGTTTCAAGTATCAGAACAACTTAGTATCAAGCAtaggaaaataattattattaggATCTGAAATACTGTAATTCAGGAAGCTAAACTCCATCTGTGCAGAGAGGAGATCAGACTGGAAGACCTTCTCTGAAATATTGTAACTTGTGCAAGAATGAACTACTGGAGATTCTCACTGGAGGTAGTAACCTCTCAAAGGATAGCATGCATTGCACTTAAAATATCAGAGTGCAGTAACCCTTTGAACTTACGTCAAATGGCTGGCTAGTTGCTTTAGCAATACCCTGGGACAGCTTGCTGGTAACATTGCTTCCCCTCTTGATAAGGGGTCCAGCACCTAAAACATGCTGAAGAACACTGAACGCATTTGCTTCTGCACTCCCAACAGCAGCTCCTTCTGTTACAATGGCAGCATGGACAAGGCTATCACCATTCTGTTCTCTGATTTCTCCTAAAAATACAACAACAGTGTAGAATGTAATGCAGCATTCAGTTAGAAACTACTGTATGTTCAGAGGTatggaaaggaaacatttctagCCAGGAGTTAAGTTTCATGAGAGAGAAGCCAGGGTGTGAAGTTATTGCATGTCCACTCAGGAAGACAGCAAGAAACTGTTAGTAGGCTGTAGGTCATACTGTAGCTTCCTAATCATTAGACCCCTTTATACTTACAATGCTCAGAGGTTACTCCTAactcttattaaaaagaaatatacatagTATATGTATACTATGTATTTAGTATACTATAtatatagcattttaaaaaaagcattaagaagtccttcacattaaaaaattttCTTGCAAGGACAAACCCAAGTACCTTACTACACCTTATTTGAACCTGATCCTAAACCACACATAGTATGACATGATAAAACTCAGCGAGTCTTCAGATAATAAATATCCAGAAAAGTAGCGTACCTTCTGTTCATAAGAATATTTATCCTATTTTATAGAAACTGAAGTTATTCCAGTCAAATATTAAATGTTGGAAACTTcctattttttcccatttgtttacAGTGATTTGATACCCCAACTAAAGAATAGCTATTGGTGTTAGTACAAGATACTGCTCTGAAAGAGCTAagtgttgttttgtcttttacGAAGGACTTAATGACATTCCAACAGATCTTCCCTAAAGAGAAAGCCTACCACCACTTCCAGGCAGTCCTTAACCTATTCTTAAGGGAATCTTCCCAAAAATGCCTAGAGAAACCATATGCCAGCTTGTTTTTCGCTTTAGGGAACAAATGATCTTGCAGGTAAAGCTTTGTTGGAGATATAGGTTCAGTTTTACCCCAGAACTTTCCATGGCAGGGAATAATCCTCTGCTTATTTAGATGGGAGATGTGCCTGAAGTGTCACTTCCCATGTACAGCATTTAGTACAACCATATAATTTTCAGTTGCAACTTTGAATAATACTACGTTTATAATAATCAGAAAGTCATTCAGAACAGATAAAAGAAACATACTTACCCCCTCGATAGACAGCCTTTGCACTAGAAATACCAGCTCCACTTCGGATATTTAGAAAGTGCTCTGCAACTTGCTTTAAGTCAGAGTGTTTTACACCTGCAATACAATAGTTTATTCCAAGTAATGTAACTGCATTGAAAAGCTACAGCAGTTACATAAAAGTGTTTTAAGTGTACTGTAACATTTTACTTCTACAGAGAACTCAAACGTCTACAGTAGTTTTCCCTTACAAATTGCGGTGTCCATTAAAGAACGTACATACCTATTCCTACAAGAGCCATTCTTGCACTTGTGAAATTGTTCTGTACAAAATGGTGAAGCTGCAACAGTAAATTCACATTTTAGGGTATTTTGTATAAAGAACAAAAATGGCAAGTGTGTTTCTGACATCCACTGTTCAGCCTTATACTTCTTAACGCAGCAAACTCCAATGCTTCCAAAAGGAACTGTCTATAGAATAGCATTTTATGCATTCTCCAGTAACAACTACAAACCCCTTTTATACAAGAATACTTCCATTTCATTGACAGCCTTCCTATCAACAAAAAGCCACTGAGATTAACCACCTCTCTAAATGTGAATGAGTTCTGTACCCAATACTAAAAGttgcactgaaataaattattttaacaccAGACTAATATGGTAGTAAATACTGACTGTGTATTTACTAAATTAATATTCTCTCTCATCTATCCTTGataaagaaactgaaacagaTTTATAACAGAACACAAATAATCCTACCTGCtcagaagtaatttttccaaTTGTGTAATCTGGGCAATATAAGGGGTTTGCCAGAGCATTCTTATAAGCTGCAGCATGCAAGTTTTCCAGCACTCCTAAGAGGAACAAAGTTTCAGTGGTGATGATTAACATAAGAGCCACTTTTAATGAAGATTATGAATGAAACTAAATGTTACCCCAGTGAAACAGAGCTGTGGTCCACTTTAAGGACCACAAGATCTATTCTTTtgtatcttatttaaaaaaaaacaaaaccaaaacctaacaACTTGCCTGTGCTCAATACTTTTTGGCCTCAACAGCAAGCTATAAATGTCATCAGTGTTTAGGGGAGGGGGGCagtagaaaacaacaacaaaccccaacatccttttaattcatttcagaatcatcatcatcttcactgTAAGCATCCCTTGTTCTCAAGCTGTTTATAACACTATTTGTAGCTTTGTGTGATGTCTCATCTATCTCCCTATTCAGGTGAAGGATGCTAGCATCTTGAAGTCCCTCCTCATTAGTTTTTTCTTACATCCAACAGCATTCTACTAATTTCTATTTGATATTCTCAAAATGTTCTCAAGAGAAAGATGACACTCCTTTCTTCATAGTTCTGATTCTGAACTGTAACTGAAAATATGAAGTTACTATGAGACCAACCTGTAGTtgatacaagtttaaaaaacaaagattGTTCTTGattccaaatttaaaaatatagtagCACTTCAATGTAAGCCAGAGATTTCCAAAGCCCAACACTGTGTTGTCATCTTTAATGGGTTACGAAGGTAAGCATGCTTCACATAGTACAAATGATGTTTATTGTGCAGAACTACATGAGTGAAATTGGTTGACTAGAGTTAAGTAACACAAGATCTATTGGAATAGGCTTCATTTGGCTGAGGCTTTGTGtttacttttttgtgtttttttttttaacccacaaACCTTAATTTATAAACATAAAACTGGAATCcattttcagtgtaatgaaaaTACATATTGTTTTTATACCAAAATAACCAAACAAATTCAAGAAGTCTTTTGTAGAATACTGTTTCCATATCAACAAGTAATACCTAAATATTGTTTTCAGAACACAAGCTGCTGCACATATATTGTCAACAACAGTCATGACTTGCATGCTCTTTGgttgtact includes these proteins:
- the LOC128134985 gene encoding cytochrome b-c1 complex subunit 2, mitochondrial; translated protein: MKGFPVVARSLSKRLYSLKVAPKVATSATAERVKLSPESEDLEITKLPNGLVIASLENFSPASRIGVFIKAGSRYETASNLGTAHLLRLASNLTTKGASSFRITRGIEAVGGSLSVYSTREKMTYSVECLRDYVDTVMEYLLNVTTAPEFRPWEVTDLQPRLKVDKEIAFQNPQVGVLENLHAAAYKNALANPLYCPDYTIGKITSEQLHHFVQNNFTSARMALVGIGVKHSDLKQVAEHFLNIRSGAGISSAKAVYRGGEIREQNGDSLVHAAIVTEGAAVGSAEANAFSVLQHVLGAGPLIKRGSNVTSKLSQGIAKATSQPFDASAFNVNYSDSGLFGFYTISQAPNAGEVIKAALNQIKAVAQGGITDDDVAKAKNQLKATYLMSVETAEGLLNEIGSESLVSGTHTSPSVVAQKIDSVATADVVNAAKKFVNGKKSMAASGDLGNTPFLDEL